A region from the Branchiostoma lanceolatum isolate klBraLanc5 chromosome 2, klBraLanc5.hap2, whole genome shotgun sequence genome encodes:
- the LOC136427616 gene encoding neurensin-1-like: protein MADDTDGPSSSSPYSCPPQFGVRSYLHRFYEDCAGYGGPDPSNPHDNPYISDDFRYLINPKPKRSTYIFCKLAMVCGLSLLAFGVVAILIGYLIPQRRELVGYLRGVPVVDSSASDLNDKLDACKLTGLILLSLGGVTVAISLLVPSFLLGYMQKEMLLQEDFKDRIASDPLLVGPGGYGTVGMTPPVSGSGSGIPVTEQVKTVQPGAQEPKPAPTGEEDSLLEN, encoded by the exons ATGGCGGATGACACCGACggcccctcctcctcctccccttACTCCTGCCCGCCTCAGTTCGGGGTTCGCTCCTACCTTCACCGCTTCTACGAAGATTGTGCCGGGTACGGAGGGCCCGACCCTTCAAATCCTCACGACAACCCCTACATCTCCGATGACTTTCGCTACCTCATCAACCCGAAGCCGAAACGTTCAACCTACATCTTCTGCAAGCTGGCGATGGTTTGCGGCCTCAGCCTCCTTGCGTTCGGCGTCGTCGCCATCTTAATCGGCTACCTGATCCCCCAACGTCGAGAGCTCGTTGGCTACCTCCGCGGCGTGCCGGTGGTGGATTCAAGCGCGTCAGATCTGAACGACAAACTGGATGCATGCAAGCTGACGGGCCTGATTCTACTGAGCTTGGGCGGTGTGACGGTCGCCATCTCCCTGCTCGTGCCCAGCTTCCTGCTAGGGTACATGCAGAAGGAGATGCTACTGCAGGAGGATTTCAAG GACCGCATCGCTAGTGACCCCTTGCTTGTGGGACCAGGAGGGTACGGCACCGTGGGCATGACACCGCCCGTGTCCGGCTCGGGATCGGGCATCCCTGTCACCGAGCAGGTGAAGACCGTCCAGCCGGGGGCCCAGGAACCCAAGCCCGCCCCCACAGGGGAAGAAGATAGCCTCCTGGAAAACTAG